One stretch of Cohnella algarum DNA includes these proteins:
- a CDS encoding prephenate dehydrogenase, producing MAADLDGFIQQGETTAPPKIRIAVFGVGLIGGSLALCWKGKPGYEIVGHSINPASVRKYERLGVVDVGTTSIAEAAADADFIFLCVPVGRLNDYIEQLAKLPLKPGCVITDVGSTKASVVAFAERLELGGAAFIGGHPMAGSERSGVEAASPDLFENAYYVLTPTDRTPSGALERLEELLRWTRAKIVKTDSKMHDDIVGAISHLPHIIAVALVNQIAAYNDSNDLYRSLAAGGFRDITRIASSDPTIWRDILLNNKEVLLKLLDDWRLGIDKFAALLEAGDGDGVAEQFRSAGAFRNQLPERRKGMISSLHECYVNVPDQPGIIGKIATELGQEKINLSNLHIIESREDVPGVLRLSFRQQDDLDRAVGLLRSLGHEVFF from the coding sequence ATGGCGGCGGATCTCGACGGCTTTATCCAACAAGGGGAAACAACCGCCCCGCCGAAAATCCGCATCGCCGTTTTCGGCGTCGGACTGATCGGGGGCTCGCTTGCGCTGTGCTGGAAGGGAAAGCCGGGGTATGAAATCGTCGGACATTCGATCAACCCGGCTTCGGTTCGAAAATACGAGCGGCTCGGAGTGGTCGACGTCGGCACGACGTCGATCGCCGAAGCGGCTGCGGATGCGGACTTTATTTTTCTGTGCGTGCCGGTCGGACGCCTGAACGATTATATCGAACAGTTGGCGAAGCTGCCGCTGAAGCCCGGCTGCGTCATCACCGACGTCGGCAGCACGAAGGCGTCCGTCGTCGCGTTCGCCGAGCGGCTTGAGCTTGGCGGCGCGGCTTTCATCGGCGGCCATCCGATGGCCGGATCGGAGCGCAGCGGCGTCGAGGCGGCGTCGCCCGACCTGTTCGAGAACGCCTACTACGTGTTGACGCCAACGGATCGGACGCCGAGCGGGGCGCTGGAACGGCTGGAGGAGCTGCTGCGCTGGACCCGGGCGAAAATCGTGAAAACGGACTCCAAGATGCACGACGACATTGTCGGCGCCATCAGCCATTTGCCGCATATTATTGCGGTTGCGCTCGTGAACCAGATCGCCGCCTACAACGATTCGAACGATCTGTACCGCAGCCTGGCGGCGGGCGGCTTCCGCGACATTACCCGCATCGCTTCGAGCGATCCGACGATCTGGCGCGATATTTTGCTCAACAACAAGGAAGTGCTGTTGAAGCTGCTGGACGATTGGCGGCTCGGCATCGACAAGTTCGCGGCGCTGCTCGAAGCCGGGGACGGAGACGGAGTAGCGGAACAGTTCCGCAGCGCCGGGGCGTTTCGCAACCAGCTTCCCGAACGGCGCAAGGGCATGATTTCTTCGCTGCACGAATGCTATGTCAACGTTCCCGACCAGCCGGGAATCATCGGCAAAATCGCGACCGAGCTCGGCCAGGAGAAAATCAATCTGAGCAATCTGCATATCATCGAGAGCCGCGAGGACGTTCCCGGCGTATTGCGCCTGTCGTTCCGGCAGCAGGACGATCTCGACCGAGCGGTCGGACTGCTTCGATCGCTTGGGCATGAAGTGTTTTTCTGA
- the aroB gene encoding 3-dehydroquinate synthase yields MAETGIRELKVELGDRSYPILIGSGLLRQCGTLFKERGFPAKSPILLVTDAAVEHLYAGTVEQSLRESGYAVARAVVPSGEKSKSLTAFDDLITAALEAGLDRKSTVVALGGGVVGDLAGFVAASYMRGVRFVQMPTTILAHDSSVGGKVAVNHRLAKNIIGAFHQPDFVLYDLDTLVSLPAREVSAGYAEVVKHGLIWDAEFARWCGDNAERLMRLEPDALGRALYEGCRVKSIVVSKDERENDLRAILNLGHTIGHALEAVAGYGELLHGEAIAIGMVGSARLAAKFGYEASIETETESLMRKFGLPVRIPEAYDTDAIMAAMMHDKKFSEGNMVFVVPTAIGTVEIRNDVPAVWVREIVESLKGESVRR; encoded by the coding sequence ATGGCGGAGACGGGAATTCGGGAGCTGAAGGTGGAGCTTGGCGACAGATCGTATCCGATCCTGATCGGAAGCGGGCTTCTCCGGCAATGCGGAACGTTGTTCAAGGAGCGGGGCTTTCCGGCGAAATCGCCGATTTTGCTCGTGACCGACGCCGCGGTGGAACATTTGTACGCCGGCACGGTGGAACAATCGCTGCGCGAGTCGGGGTATGCGGTCGCTAGAGCCGTCGTGCCTTCGGGCGAGAAGTCCAAATCGCTGACGGCTTTCGACGATCTGATTACGGCGGCTCTCGAAGCGGGACTCGACCGCAAGTCGACGGTCGTCGCGCTCGGGGGCGGGGTCGTCGGCGATCTTGCCGGGTTCGTTGCGGCCTCGTATATGAGAGGGGTCCGCTTCGTGCAAATGCCGACGACGATTCTGGCGCACGACAGCAGCGTCGGCGGAAAAGTGGCGGTCAATCACCGCCTGGCGAAAAATATTATCGGAGCCTTCCATCAGCCGGATTTCGTCCTGTACGATCTGGACACGCTCGTCAGCCTTCCGGCGCGGGAAGTGAGCGCCGGCTATGCGGAAGTCGTCAAGCACGGGCTGATCTGGGACGCGGAGTTCGCGCGCTGGTGCGGCGACAACGCCGAGCGTTTGATGAGGCTGGAGCCGGACGCGCTCGGACGCGCGCTTTACGAAGGCTGCCGCGTCAAATCGATTGTCGTGTCGAAGGACGAGCGGGAAAACGATTTGCGCGCCATTCTCAATCTCGGCCATACGATCGGCCATGCGCTCGAAGCGGTAGCGGGTTATGGCGAGCTGCTGCACGGCGAGGCGATCGCGATCGGCATGGTCGGTTCCGCCCGCCTTGCCGCAAAGTTCGGATATGAGGCGAGCATCGAGACGGAGACGGAATCGCTCATGCGCAAGTTCGGCCTGCCGGTGCGGATTCCGGAAGCTTACGACACCGACGCGATCATGGCGGCGATGATGCACGACAAAAAGTTCAGCGAAGGAAACATGGTGTTCGTCGTGCCGACGGCGATCGGAACGGTCGAAATCCGCAACGACGTCCCGGCCGTCTGGGTCCGCGAAATCGTGGAAAGCTTGAAAGGAGAATCCGTACGAAGATGA
- the hisC gene encoding histidinol-phosphate transaminase, whose amino-acid sequence MQPKPNIVHLPVYQPGKPVEEVKRELGLTEVIKLASNENPFGSSPAALEAIKNELGNISIYPDGAAVELTAALAQYLNVDPDQIILGCGSDEVILMIARAFLLPGDETIAADQTFPQYKHNVEIENGVFVEVPLREGTHDLKAMLDKVNDKTKIVWICNPNNPTGTIVTQDEVEWFLSKVPQSVMVVLDEAYCEYIDDPEFPDGLALLKKYPNLVLLRTFSKIYGLASLRIGYGIGRAEVIRSINQVREPFNTSRFGQAAALAALQDQAFIDGCRKANKEGLAYLRSEFDRLGLSAFPAYGNFIMVDVGHPAGEVFDALLRKGIIVRAGHKKYPTHLRITVGSAEQNAKVVAALETVLQQFGARV is encoded by the coding sequence ATGCAACCCAAACCGAATATCGTCCATTTGCCGGTTTACCAGCCCGGCAAGCCTGTCGAAGAAGTCAAGCGCGAGCTTGGACTGACCGAAGTCATCAAGCTCGCTTCCAACGAAAACCCGTTCGGCAGCTCGCCGGCGGCGCTCGAAGCGATTAAAAACGAGCTGGGCAACATCAGCATTTATCCGGACGGGGCAGCCGTGGAGCTGACCGCCGCCCTGGCCCAATATTTGAACGTCGACCCGGATCAAATCATTCTCGGCTGCGGTTCGGACGAAGTGATTCTGATGATCGCCCGCGCGTTTCTGCTTCCGGGGGACGAGACGATCGCGGCCGATCAGACGTTCCCGCAATACAAGCACAACGTCGAGATCGAAAACGGCGTGTTCGTCGAGGTCCCGCTTCGCGAAGGCACGCACGATCTGAAAGCGATGCTCGACAAAGTGAACGACAAGACGAAAATCGTCTGGATCTGCAACCCGAACAACCCGACCGGAACGATCGTCACCCAGGACGAAGTCGAATGGTTTTTGTCCAAAGTGCCGCAAAGCGTCATGGTCGTGCTGGACGAAGCGTACTGCGAATATATCGACGATCCGGAATTCCCGGACGGCCTCGCCCTGCTGAAAAAGTATCCCAACCTCGTGCTGCTTCGCACGTTCTCGAAAATTTACGGGCTGGCTTCGCTTCGCATCGGATACGGCATCGGACGCGCGGAGGTGATCCGTTCGATCAACCAGGTGCGCGAACCGTTCAACACGTCGCGATTCGGGCAAGCCGCCGCGCTCGCGGCGCTGCAGGACCAAGCGTTCATCGACGGCTGCCGGAAGGCCAACAAGGAAGGGCTCGCTTACCTGCGGTCGGAATTCGACCGGCTGGGTCTGTCCGCGTTTCCCGCTTACGGCAACTTTATTATGGTCGATGTGGGGCACCCGGCAGGCGAGGTGTTCGACGCGCTGCTGCGCAAAGGGATTATCGTTCGCGCCGGCCACAAGAAATATCCGACGCACCTGCGCATAACCGTAGGCAGCGCCGAGCAAAACGCGAAAGTCGTCGCCGCGCTGGAAACCGTTCTCCAACAATTCGGGGCGCGGGTGTAG
- a CDS encoding histidine phosphatase family protein has product MNACMRMGWVRHGLTAWNKAGKIQGTTDIPLSAVGEMQAQRLADRLLREKGLWNGVVSSDLKRAAKTGQILSDRLGIPFLTDPRLKERSFGQAEGTTEAERIERWGPDWRRRVPDQETDGSVRERGLAFVEQFTASHPGENWLVVTHGSFLAQMLQALIADAGDGHIANLSLTVLERREDGWIPLLHNCTAHLRDDFHE; this is encoded by the coding sequence ATGAACGCCTGCATGCGGATGGGTTGGGTACGGCACGGGCTTACCGCCTGGAACAAGGCCGGGAAAATTCAAGGCACGACGGACATTCCGCTTAGCGCCGTCGGAGAGATGCAAGCCCAAAGGCTGGCGGACCGGCTGCTCCGGGAGAAAGGCTTGTGGAACGGCGTCGTCAGCAGCGATTTGAAACGCGCCGCCAAAACCGGGCAGATTTTGTCCGACCGGCTTGGCATTCCCTTTTTGACCGACCCTCGCCTGAAGGAAAGAAGCTTCGGCCAAGCCGAAGGCACGACGGAGGCCGAACGGATCGAACGCTGGGGGCCCGACTGGCGCAGGCGCGTTCCCGATCAGGAGACGGACGGCAGCGTCCGCGAACGCGGCCTTGCGTTCGTCGAGCAGTTTACCGCGAGCCACCCGGGCGAGAATTGGTTGGTCGTGACGCACGGCAGCTTTTTGGCGCAAATGCTGCAAGCGCTGATCGCGGACGCCGGCGACGGCCATATCGCGAATTTGTCCTTGACCGTTCTGGAGAGGCGGGAGGACGGATGGATTCCCCTGCTTCACAATTGTACGGCTCATTTGCGCGACGATTTCCATGAATAA
- a CDS encoding RNA polymerase sigma factor, with translation MTDSQLIREIKDGNVELYSELMTRYQKKILSFIYHMLRSAKLELLAEDLCSETFYKAYRSLHSFREVDASFATWLYTIARNTVLSELRKQKAAHMSLDDSAYIPAAPPEATPEMALLRNEKVLKVREAINNLPEKQRSALILREYEGMDYQEIAGILGQTVSAVKSLLFRARASVKTQMESYFSEPVLLKDIEEMKSR, from the coding sequence ATGACCGATTCGCAACTGATTCGGGAAATCAAGGACGGAAACGTTGAACTTTATTCGGAATTAATGACGCGTTACCAGAAGAAGATTCTTTCATTTATATACCATATGCTGCGCAGCGCCAAGCTGGAGCTGCTCGCGGAAGACTTGTGCTCCGAAACGTTTTACAAAGCGTACCGCAGCTTGCACTCGTTTCGGGAAGTGGACGCTTCGTTCGCGACCTGGCTGTATACGATCGCGCGAAACACCGTTCTGAGCGAGCTTCGGAAGCAGAAGGCCGCCCACATGTCGCTGGACGACTCCGCATACATACCCGCCGCTCCTCCGGAGGCGACCCCGGAAATGGCTCTTTTGCGAAACGAGAAAGTGTTGAAGGTGCGGGAAGCGATCAACAATTTGCCGGAGAAGCAGCGTTCCGCTCTCATTCTACGCGAGTACGAAGGCATGGACTATCAAGAAATCGCGGGCATATTGGGACAGACGGTGAGCGCCGTCAAATCGTTGCTCTTTCGGGCCAGGGCCAGCGTCAAGACGCAAATGGAATCTTATTTTAGCGAGCCGGTTCTGCTGAAGGATATTGAGGAGATGAAATCGCGATGA
- the aroH gene encoding chorismate mutase — protein MSVRGIRGAITVETNETQPILDATLELLRAIVEANGTAPEDICSIFVTVTQDLDTAFPAKAIRMLEGWEYVPLMCSVEIPVKGGLEKCIRLMVHVNTDVPQSEIHHVYLGRAQALRPDLAESKG, from the coding sequence ATGAGCGTAAGGGGAATCAGAGGCGCGATTACGGTCGAAACGAACGAAACGCAGCCGATTTTGGACGCCACGCTTGAGCTGCTGAGAGCGATCGTCGAGGCGAACGGGACGGCTCCCGAGGATATTTGCAGCATTTTCGTCACCGTGACGCAGGATTTGGATACGGCGTTTCCGGCGAAGGCGATCCGCATGCTGGAAGGCTGGGAATACGTTCCGCTCATGTGCTCGGTGGAAATTCCGGTCAAGGGCGGCCTGGAAAAATGCATCCGGCTGATGGTTCACGTCAATACGGACGTTCCGCAGTCGGAAATTCATCATGTTTATTTGGGAAGGGCGCAGGCGCTCAGGCCGGATCTGGCCGAATCGAAGGGCTGA
- the trpB gene encoding tryptophan synthase subunit beta — translation MTQTQVPDSAGRFGSFGGRYVPETLMNALFELEEAYHRYKDDPEFLEELRYLLKQYSGRPTPLYYAERLTQHLGGAKVYLKREDLNHTGAHKINNTIGQALLAKRMGKKKIIAETGAGQHGVASATVAALLGLECKVFMGEEDTKRQQLNVFRMQLLGSEVVPVTSGTRTLKDACNETLRYWVSHVDDTYYILGSVTGPHPYPMMVRDFQRVIGLETKDQMLETEGRLPDAIVAAVGGGSNAMGIFHPFVDDASVRLIGVEAAGRGVDTEEHAATMTKGRPGVFQGSMSYVLQDEGGQVLPAHSISAGLDYPGIGPEHSYLKDTNRAEYVPITDAEALEALQLLSRLEGIIPALESAHAVAHTLKLAPTMGKDETIVVSLSGRGDKDVESIMQYLGGAES, via the coding sequence ATGACGCAAACGCAGGTGCCGGACAGCGCCGGACGTTTCGGTTCGTTCGGCGGACGCTACGTGCCGGAAACGCTGATGAACGCGCTGTTCGAGCTTGAAGAGGCCTATCATCGCTACAAGGACGATCCGGAGTTTCTCGAGGAGCTTCGGTATTTGCTGAAGCAGTATTCCGGGCGCCCGACCCCGCTCTATTATGCGGAACGGCTGACGCAGCATCTCGGCGGAGCGAAGGTGTATTTGAAACGCGAGGATTTGAACCACACCGGAGCCCATAAGATCAACAATACGATCGGACAGGCGCTGCTGGCCAAACGGATGGGCAAGAAAAAAATCATCGCCGAAACCGGAGCCGGCCAGCACGGAGTCGCTTCTGCGACCGTCGCGGCGCTGCTCGGTCTCGAGTGCAAGGTGTTCATGGGCGAGGAAGACACGAAGCGCCAGCAGCTCAACGTATTCCGGATGCAGTTGCTCGGTTCGGAAGTCGTCCCCGTCACAAGCGGAACGCGGACGCTCAAGGACGCGTGCAACGAAACGCTGCGCTATTGGGTCAGCCATGTGGACGATACGTATTACATTCTCGGATCCGTGACGGGACCGCACCCGTATCCGATGATGGTGCGCGATTTTCAGCGCGTCATCGGGCTGGAAACGAAGGACCAGATGCTCGAAACCGAGGGCCGTCTGCCCGACGCGATCGTGGCGGCGGTCGGCGGCGGCAGCAACGCGATGGGCATCTTCCACCCGTTCGTGGACGATGCGTCCGTTCGCCTGATCGGGGTCGAGGCGGCCGGGCGCGGGGTCGACACCGAGGAACACGCGGCGACGATGACCAAGGGGCGGCCGGGCGTTTTCCAAGGCTCGATGAGCTACGTGCTGCAGGACGAAGGCGGCCAGGTGCTGCCCGCGCACTCGATTTCGGCGGGGCTGGACTATCCCGGCATCGGGCCGGAGCATTCGTACCTGAAGGATACGAACCGCGCCGAATACGTGCCGATTACCGACGCCGAGGCGCTCGAAGCGCTCCAGCTGCTGTCCAGGCTGGAAGGCATCATTCCGGCGCTGGAATCCGCGCATGCAGTCGCGCATACGCTGAAGCTGGCTCCGACGATGGGCAAGGACGAAACGATCGTCGTCAGCCTATCCGGACGGGGAGACAAAGACGTAGAATCGATCATGCAGTACCTGGGAGGTGCCGAATCGTGA
- a CDS encoding phosphoribosylanthranilate isomerase gives MTAAQAARLAAEARRTRMAGGQPPRIAGVFVDPSPEEIAAVMAEVRLDVVQLHGSESPELCREVAERFGVEVWRALPVDEPGDGAEAGAGGGQESASARAPAPASGEAWRGGAEPAGPDRLDAYRGAVSAVLLDTAGGGTGRPFRWDLIPAYRKKAADNGLKLFVAGGLTPDNVKNLLAAGLPDGVDISSGVETDGAKDNDKIAAFAERVKL, from the coding sequence GTGACCGCCGCGCAGGCGGCGCGCCTCGCCGCGGAAGCCCGCCGCACGCGCATGGCCGGAGGTCAACCGCCGCGAATCGCCGGCGTGTTCGTCGATCCGTCGCCGGAGGAAATCGCGGCCGTCATGGCGGAAGTGCGGCTCGACGTCGTGCAGCTGCACGGCTCGGAGTCGCCCGAGCTGTGCCGCGAGGTGGCGGAGCGGTTCGGCGTCGAGGTGTGGCGCGCGCTCCCGGTCGACGAGCCGGGCGACGGCGCGGAAGCGGGTGCCGGCGGCGGCCAGGAAAGCGCCTCGGCCCGAGCTCCCGCTCCCGCCTCCGGCGAGGCCTGGCGCGGCGGCGCGGAGCCGGCGGGGCCGGACCGGCTCGACGCCTATCGCGGAGCCGTATCCGCGGTATTGCTCGACACGGCGGGAGGAGGCACGGGGCGGCCGTTCCGTTGGGATCTTATTCCCGCCTATCGGAAGAAGGCGGCCGATAACGGCCTGAAGCTGTTTGTCGCGGGCGGACTCACGCCCGATAACGTGAAGAATTTGCTTGCGGCCGGTCTGCCCGACGGCGTGGATATTTCCAGCGGCGTGGAGACGGACGGCGCGAAGGACAACGACAAAATCGCCGCATTCGCGGAAAGGGTGAAACTTTAG
- the trpA gene encoding tryptophan synthase subunit alpha — MSVATTNAIDAVFAELKAKGETAIIPFLTMGDPDLETSVSLVQAAEAAGAHMIELGVPYSDPLADGPVIQRASERALRHSVSLADCMSVAAKARERGVGMPFILFTYFNPVLQFGLDRFFEQLKANDFSGVIIPDLPLEEDEETRQKAEAAGIHLIPLVAPTSDARVERIAARARGFVYCVSSLGVTGVRSEFYSGIDKFLATVRGAANVPICVGFGISSREQVEQLSSSCDGVIVGSAIVRKVEEALPLLTATEAGKRREGLEAVQAFIAGLKPRS; from the coding sequence GTGAGCGTAGCGACGACGAACGCCATCGACGCTGTGTTCGCCGAACTGAAGGCGAAAGGCGAGACGGCGATCATTCCGTTTCTGACGATGGGAGATCCGGACCTCGAAACGTCCGTCTCCCTCGTCCAGGCGGCGGAAGCGGCCGGCGCGCATATGATCGAGCTCGGCGTCCCGTACTCCGATCCGCTGGCCGACGGTCCGGTCATCCAGCGGGCTTCGGAGCGGGCCCTGAGGCACAGCGTTTCCCTCGCCGACTGCATGTCCGTCGCGGCGAAGGCGCGCGAACGCGGCGTCGGCATGCCCTTCATTCTGTTTACTTATTTCAACCCGGTGCTGCAATTCGGCCTCGACCGCTTCTTCGAGCAGTTGAAGGCGAACGATTTCAGCGGCGTCATCATTCCGGATTTGCCGCTCGAAGAGGACGAGGAAACGAGGCAAAAGGCGGAGGCGGCCGGCATTCATCTCATTCCGCTCGTCGCGCCGACGTCGGACGCCCGGGTCGAGCGCATTGCGGCGCGGGCTCGCGGCTTCGTCTACTGCGTTTCCTCGCTCGGCGTTACCGGCGTCCGGTCGGAATTTTATTCGGGGATCGACAAGTTTCTGGCGACGGTGCGGGGCGCGGCAAACGTGCCGATCTGCGTCGGCTTCGGCATCTCGTCCCGCGAGCAGGTGGAGCAGCTGTCGTCGTCGTGCGACGGCGTCATTGTCGGCAGCGCCATCGTCCGCAAAGTGGAAGAAGCGCTGCCGCTGCTGACGGCTACGGAAGCCGGCAAGCGCCGCGAAGGACTGGAAGCCGTGCAGGCGTTCATCGCCGGCTTGAAGCCGCGGAGCTGA
- the trpE gene encoding anthranilate synthase component I: protein MEQRAQELKQVIRLASEYNVIPVARRLLADTETPIRVFQQLSRDRRAFLLESVEGGIKWARYSFIGTDPFLTLKLKKNKVTLEEGGRTESFATDNPLQLLRERLRAYRSPALPELPPFTGGAIGFFGYDLLQYYERRLPSHRVDDLEMDDMHFMFCDRIVVFDHFKQQVLVIGNVHVPQGASDAQIEAAYDDACAGLDEMIARLRQPALSSPAPTGTPPSDPELGDIRSNLTREQFIANVEKAKEYIRAGDIFQTVLSQRFHIETVVDPLQVYRMLRTMNPSPYMYVLKLGEEVIVGTSPELLVKVDGGRVETRPIAGTRPRGKTPEEDEALERELLADEKERAEHVMLVDLGRNDLGRVSEFGSVKCDAYMEIERYSHVMHIVSNVTGKLAKDKDFFDAFLSCLPAGTVSGAPKLRAMEIIAELENEARGAYAGAIGYLGFSGNLDTCITIRTIIFKHGKAYVQAGAGIVWDSVPEKEYEETVNKAKGMLKAIRAAEAVFAPAPARKLAAAAYDRRTNLDYD from the coding sequence ATGGAGCAGCGCGCGCAGGAACTGAAGCAGGTCATTCGCCTCGCAAGCGAGTACAACGTCATTCCGGTCGCCAGACGCCTGTTGGCCGATACCGAAACGCCGATTCGCGTTTTTCAGCAATTGAGCCGGGACCGCAGAGCTTTTTTGCTCGAAAGCGTGGAGGGCGGCATTAAATGGGCGAGGTATTCGTTTATCGGAACCGATCCTTTTTTGACGCTGAAGCTGAAAAAAAACAAGGTTACGTTGGAGGAGGGCGGCCGGACCGAATCGTTTGCGACCGATAACCCGCTGCAGCTGCTGCGAGAGAGACTGCGGGCGTACCGCTCTCCCGCGCTGCCCGAACTGCCTCCGTTTACGGGAGGCGCGATCGGCTTCTTCGGCTACGATTTGCTGCAGTATTACGAACGCAGGCTGCCTTCGCATCGCGTGGACGACCTGGAGATGGACGACATGCACTTCATGTTCTGCGACCGGATCGTCGTGTTCGATCATTTCAAGCAGCAGGTGCTCGTCATCGGCAACGTGCATGTTCCCCAAGGGGCGTCGGATGCGCAAATCGAGGCGGCTTACGACGACGCTTGCGCGGGACTCGACGAGATGATCGCTCGTTTAAGGCAGCCGGCGCTTTCGTCGCCGGCCCCGACCGGGACGCCTCCGTCCGATCCGGAGCTTGGCGACATCCGCTCCAATTTGACCCGGGAGCAGTTTATCGCAAACGTCGAGAAAGCGAAGGAATACATCCGCGCGGGCGATATTTTCCAGACGGTGCTCTCCCAGCGGTTCCATATCGAAACCGTGGTCGATCCGCTCCAGGTATACCGGATGCTGCGGACGATGAACCCTTCTCCGTACATGTACGTGCTGAAGCTGGGCGAAGAGGTCATCGTCGGCACGTCGCCGGAGCTGCTCGTCAAAGTCGACGGCGGCCGCGTGGAGACGCGCCCGATCGCCGGAACGAGACCGCGGGGCAAAACGCCGGAGGAAGACGAGGCGCTGGAGCGGGAGCTTCTCGCGGACGAGAAGGAGCGGGCCGAACACGTCATGCTCGTCGATCTGGGCCGCAACGATTTGGGCCGCGTATCCGAATTCGGCAGCGTCAAATGCGACGCCTACATGGAAATCGAGCGATACTCCCATGTCATGCACATCGTGTCCAACGTGACCGGCAAGCTTGCCAAGGATAAAGATTTTTTCGACGCCTTCCTGTCGTGCCTGCCGGCCGGTACCGTATCCGGCGCCCCGAAGCTGAGGGCGATGGAAATTATCGCCGAACTGGAAAACGAGGCGCGAGGAGCCTATGCCGGCGCGATCGGCTACCTGGGCTTTTCGGGCAATCTCGACACCTGCATCACGATCCGGACGATCATTTTCAAGCATGGCAAAGCTTACGTCCAAGCCGGGGCGGGCATCGTGTGGGATTCCGTGCCGGAGAAGGAATACGAAGAGACGGTCAACAAGGCGAAAGGCATGCTCAAGGCGATTCGCGCGGCGGAGGCGGTGTTCGCGCCGGCTCCGGCCCGGAAGCTGGCTGCCGCGGCGTACGACCGCCGCACCAATCTCGACTACGATTGA
- a CDS encoding zf-HC2 domain-containing protein translates to MKTGCDLIRLKFSDYCEGSASESERRQVEEHLSSCACCFEEYRLWEESASLIRSLPMDEEFENYLEKSVNLEEMNRNVMNRIYAEQNWFMPAVQRSYAFGRAFRIRVAGLLASLLAVFACGFLYVLADRMMSSDTGRTGVMETASAFSVASSGSRLSVDVPVASLSDPIVLHASPAYPEYWIALSLLGVVMTLLVLNWFTRVRT, encoded by the coding sequence ATGAAGACCGGGTGCGATCTGATACGATTGAAATTCAGCGATTACTGCGAAGGATCCGCCTCCGAATCGGAGCGGCGCCAGGTCGAGGAGCATTTAAGCTCTTGCGCCTGCTGCTTCGAGGAATATCGACTCTGGGAGGAAAGCGCCAGCCTGATCCGGTCGCTGCCGATGGACGAGGAATTCGAGAATTATTTGGAAAAATCGGTTAACCTCGAGGAAATGAACCGCAACGTCATGAACCGGATTTACGCCGAGCAAAATTGGTTCATGCCCGCCGTGCAGCGCTCTTACGCATTCGGAAGGGCGTTCCGCATCCGGGTCGCCGGATTGCTTGCCTCCCTGCTGGCCGTGTTCGCCTGCGGGTTTCTGTACGTGCTCGCGGATCGCATGATGTCTTCCGATACCGGCAGGACGGGCGTCATGGAAACGGCCTCCGCGTTTTCCGTCGCCAGCTCGGGTTCCCGCTTGTCCGTCGACGTGCCGGTGGCAAGCTTGAGCGACCCGATCGTGCTTCACGCATCGCCCGCCTATCCCGAATATTGGATCGCTCTGTCGCTGCTCGGCGTCGTCATGACGCTTCTGGTGCTGAACTGGTTCACGAGGGTGCGGACATGA
- the trpC gene encoding indole-3-glycerol phosphate synthase TrpC: MFLDRIVETKKNEVERLRETLALADAERAISELPACRGFEKALRSENRRRSVGLIAEVKKASPSKGLIRPDFDPAKLARMYETAGTDCISVLTDVEYFQGSNDYLAQVREAVSVPLLRKDFTIDERQIYEARLVGADAILLIAAILTKRQLADFHDLARALGLDVLVEVHDREELETVLDIGKATLIGVNNRDLRTFKTDLAVTERLIALLPPNVVAVSESAISTPDDIAFVRGAGAQAVLVGEHFMRQEDPGEGVLALLGPVTNGGAAK; this comes from the coding sequence ATGTTTCTTGATCGAATAGTCGAAACGAAAAAAAACGAGGTCGAACGGCTGCGCGAAACGCTCGCGCTGGCGGACGCGGAACGCGCCATTTCGGAACTTCCCGCTTGCCGCGGCTTTGAAAAAGCGTTAAGATCGGAGAATCGGCGCCGTTCCGTCGGCCTCATTGCCGAGGTAAAGAAGGCAAGTCCTTCCAAAGGGCTCATTCGCCCCGATTTCGATCCGGCGAAGCTGGCCCGCATGTACGAGACGGCCGGGACGGATTGCATCTCCGTGCTTACCGACGTCGAGTATTTTCAAGGCTCGAACGATTATTTGGCGCAGGTGCGCGAAGCGGTAAGCGTGCCGCTGCTGCGCAAGGACTTTACGATCGACGAGAGGCAAATATACGAAGCGCGCCTCGTTGGCGCCGACGCGATTTTGCTGATCGCGGCAATATTGACGAAACGCCAGCTTGCCGATTTTCACGACCTCGCCCGCGCTCTCGGGTTGGACGTGCTCGTGGAAGTGCACGACCGGGAAGAGCTGGAGACGGTGCTGGACATCGGCAAGGCGACGCTCATCGGCGTGAACAACCGCGATTTGCGCACGTTCAAGACGGATCTTGCCGTGACGGAGAGGCTCATCGCGCTGCTCCCGCCGAACGTCGTCGCGGTTAGCGAAAGCGCCATTTCAACGCCGGACGATATCGCGTTCGTTCGCGGGGCGGGCGCCCAGGCCGTGCTTGTCGGCGAGCATTTCATGAGGCAGGAAGATCCGGGCGAAGGCGTGCTCGCCTTGCTGGGACCCGTGACGAACGGGGGCGCGGCCAAGTGA